A genomic stretch from Pseudomonas alkylphenolica includes:
- a CDS encoding substrate-binding periplasmic protein — protein sequence MPDFSRLLTALLLTCLSAFAHGEKLRIVTEPWAPYVYVESGQAKGIDYDVTVEVFKRLGVEVDWQFLPWKRCLAMIDQGLADGILDIFYTEQRANQLLYPNEPLSDVEFVLFYANTRPHPVNSLQDLRGLTVGTSPGYSYAPAFSDSPFFTREPAPTHEANFGKLQRGRIDLLITDRRVGRYLSKYLGLDQQISELPLVVSRQSQYLAVRRDAGMDNLIQRFNAELNRFKQEPAYAALNARYAGAEENFRTTVEQQERSTP from the coding sequence ATGCCTGATTTCTCCCGCTTATTGACCGCCCTGCTGCTCACTTGCCTGAGTGCATTTGCCCACGGCGAGAAGCTGCGTATCGTCACCGAACCCTGGGCACCCTATGTCTATGTGGAAAGCGGTCAGGCCAAAGGCATCGACTACGACGTCACTGTCGAAGTGTTCAAGCGCCTGGGTGTGGAAGTGGACTGGCAGTTCCTGCCTTGGAAGCGTTGTCTGGCGATGATTGATCAAGGCCTGGCAGACGGCATCCTGGATATTTTCTACACCGAACAGCGCGCCAATCAACTCCTCTACCCCAACGAACCGTTGTCCGATGTGGAATTCGTGCTGTTCTATGCCAATACCCGGCCCCATCCGGTCAACAGCCTGCAAGACCTGCGCGGCCTGACCGTTGGCACCTCCCCAGGCTATTCCTATGCGCCAGCGTTCAGCGATTCGCCATTTTTTACCCGCGAGCCAGCGCCAACCCATGAAGCCAACTTCGGCAAATTGCAGCGCGGGCGCATCGACTTGCTGATCACCGACCGCCGCGTCGGTCGCTACCTCAGTAAATATCTTGGCCTGGATCAGCAGATCAGCGAGCTGCCATTGGTGGTCAGCCGCCAGAGCCAGTACCTGGCGGTACGCCGCGATGCCGGCATGGACAACTTGATTCAACGCTTTAACGCCGAGCTGAACCGCTTCAAGCAAGAGCCGGCCTATGCGGCCCTGAATGCCCGCTATGCCGGTGCCGAAGAAAACTTTCGAACCACCGTTGAGCAGCAGGAACGCAGCACGCCCTGA
- a CDS encoding DEAD/DEAH box helicase produces the protein MSFASLGLSEALVSAIEAAGYTQPTPVQQRAIPAVLQGRDLMVAAQTGTGKTGGFALPILERLFPGGHPDKSQRHGPRQPRVLVLTPTRELAAQVHDSFKVYARDLKFVSACIFGGVGMNPQVQAMARGVDVLVACPGRLLDLAGQGSVDLSHVETLVLDEADRMLDMGFIHDVKKVLARLPAKRQNLLFSATFSKDITDLADKLLHNPERIEVTPPNTTVERIEQRVYRLPASHKRALLAHLITTGAWEQVLVFTRTKHGANRLAEYLEKHGLTAAAIHGNKSQNARTKALADFKAGTVRIMVATDIAARGLDIDQLPHVVNFELPNVEEDYVHRIGRTGRAGRSGEAISLVAPDEEKLLKSIERVTRQKIPDGDLMGFDASKVEAEKPEVRERPQNNPRGGRGQRADGTNTGNGGRKDKGKDQGKEKGRDKDKEKTAEKSAGGRQERKPRDNKKPRPQQSAQAGAPSVPANRDPEEFLDDEVDNFGNRADYVSPYQNKGNQGRNRRPGAPAQAGAGASGQPRSGGGQGRNNNGPRTGTGGSASGEKRGGSRNGGGGQPRRDGGGARNRRPNSDNQSGEPAVRNPREGQPQPKIMHKESKIDRFPTAEQLEQLPSRPRGEKPALLTRNR, from the coding sequence ATGTCCTTTGCTTCCCTCGGTCTCTCCGAGGCTCTAGTCAGTGCCATCGAGGCTGCTGGCTATACCCAGCCCACTCCGGTGCAACAGCGGGCCATTCCCGCCGTGTTGCAAGGTCGCGACCTGATGGTTGCCGCCCAGACAGGTACTGGTAAAACCGGTGGTTTCGCCCTGCCGATCCTCGAACGCCTGTTTCCAGGTGGTCACCCAGACAAATCCCAGCGTCATGGCCCTCGCCAGCCGCGGGTTCTGGTGCTGACCCCGACGCGCGAACTGGCCGCCCAGGTGCATGACAGCTTCAAGGTTTATGCCCGTGACCTCAAATTCGTCAGCGCCTGCATCTTCGGTGGCGTCGGCATGAACCCACAGGTTCAGGCCATGGCCCGTGGCGTTGATGTGCTGGTGGCCTGCCCGGGCCGTTTGCTCGACCTCGCCGGCCAAGGCAGTGTCGACCTCTCCCACGTCGAAACCCTGGTACTGGACGAAGCCGACCGCATGCTCGACATGGGCTTCATCCACGACGTGAAGAAAGTCCTCGCACGCCTGCCGGCCAAGCGTCAGAACCTGCTGTTCTCGGCGACCTTCTCCAAGGACATCACCGACCTTGCCGACAAGCTGCTGCACAACCCCGAGCGCATCGAGGTTACCCCGCCGAACACCACGGTCGAGCGGATCGAACAGCGTGTCTACCGCCTGCCGGCCAGCCATAAGCGTGCCCTGCTGGCCCACCTGATCACCACCGGCGCGTGGGAACAGGTACTGGTTTTCACCCGCACCAAGCACGGCGCCAACCGCCTGGCTGAATACCTGGAAAAGCACGGCCTGACCGCCGCCGCGATCCACGGCAACAAGAGCCAGAATGCCCGCACCAAAGCCCTGGCCGACTTCAAGGCCGGCACCGTGCGCATCATGGTTGCCACCGATATCGCTGCCCGTGGCCTGGACATCGACCAACTGCCGCATGTGGTCAACTTCGAGCTGCCCAACGTCGAAGAAGATTATGTGCACCGGATCGGTCGTACCGGCCGTGCCGGTCGCTCGGGTGAAGCGATCTCGCTGGTCGCTCCGGATGAAGAAAAGCTGCTCAAGAGCATCGAGCGCGTCACGCGCCAGAAGATCCCGGATGGCGACCTGATGGGCTTTGATGCCTCCAAGGTTGAAGCCGAGAAACCTGAAGTCCGCGAGCGTCCACAAAACAACCCGCGTGGTGGCCGTGGTCAGCGTGCTGACGGCACCAACACCGGCAACGGCGGACGCAAAGACAAGGGCAAGGATCAGGGCAAGGAAAAAGGTCGCGACAAAGACAAGGAAAAAACCGCAGAGAAGTCTGCCGGTGGCCGCCAGGAACGCAAACCACGCGACAACAAAAAGCCTCGCCCGCAACAGTCCGCACAAGCCGGCGCGCCATCGGTACCCGCTAATCGTGACCCAGAAGAGTTTCTGGATGACGAAGTGGACAACTTTGGTAACCGCGCCGACTACGTCAGCCCTTACCAGAACAAGGGCAACCAGGGTCGCAACCGTCGCCCTGGCGCACCCGCCCAGGCAGGTGCCGGCGCCAGTGGCCAGCCGCGTAGCGGTGGTGGCCAAGGCCGCAACAACAATGGCCCGCGTACCGGTACAGGTGGTTCGGCCAGCGGCGAGAAACGCGGTGGTTCGCGTAATGGCGGCGGTGGTCAGCCGCGCCGTGACGGCGGCGGCGCCCGCAAT